A stretch of the Papaver somniferum cultivar HN1 chromosome 6, ASM357369v1, whole genome shotgun sequence genome encodes the following:
- the LOC113288717 gene encoding salicylic acid-binding protein 2-like — protein sequence MQAVNNFVFFFQNNGENLLEEQYKGRKIYTQHKHKIKKNMETKDGNNSLKATNSAGSTKKHFVLVHGACHGAWSWYKLTPLLKSAGHRVTVLDMAGAGINPKQVNDVQSFSDYVQPLMDFMEHSLPNCKSIKQEEKVILVGHSMGGLVISKAMEAFPEKISVAVFLTALLPNMLPEFKFPDVFKEGFRGDAIYNYDEGAKTFVFGPCYMLSNLYELCSPEDATLAAMLVRPIRVFSNEHMSEEMTTSKQKYGSVKRVYIIAELDKTLTRDFQCWTIEKDPVDEVREIIGSDHMVMMCKPQELFACLHEIAEEA from the exons ATGCAGGCAGTAaacaattttgtatttttttttcagaATAATGGCGAAAATTTATTAGAAGAACAGTATaaaggaagaaaaatatatactcaacacaagcacaAAATTAAGAAGAATATGGAGACGAAGGATGGAAATAATTCCTTAAAG GCAACCAACAGTGCTGGATCAACAAAGAAGCATTTTGTGCTTGTTCACGGAGCTTGTCATGGAGCATGGAGTTGGTATAAGTTGACACCTCTACTGAAATCTGCAGGTCATCGCGTCACAGTTCTTGACATGGCTGGTGCTGGAATCAACCCGAAGCAGGTAAACGACGTTCAATCGTTTTCTGACTATGTCCAGCCATTGATGGATTTCATGGAGCACTCTCTCCCTAACTGCAAATCCataaaacaagaagaaaaggTGATCCTTGTTGGTCACAGCATGGGAGGGTTGGTTATCTCGAAAGCTATGGAAGCCTTCCCAGAAAAGATCTCCGTGGCTGTTTTTCTCACCGCGTTGCTGCCTAACATGTTACCAGAATTCAAGTTCCCTGATGTGTTCAAAGAG GGTTTCAGAGGTGACGCCATATATAATTACGATGAAGGGGCTAAAACTTTCGTGTTCGGTCCCTGTTACATGTTGTCAAATCTGTATGAGCTCTGTTCGCCTGAG GATGCGACTCTAGCAGCTATGTTGGTGAGACCGATACGTGTGTTCAGTAACGAACACATGTCGGAGGAAATGACGACGTCCAAGCAGAAATATGGATCAGTTAAGCGAGTTTATATCATAGCCGAGCTAGATAAAACGTTGACAAGGGATTTTCAGTGTTGGACGATCGAAAAGGATCCAGTGGATGAGGTCAGGGAAATCATTGGTTCCGATCACATGGTCATGATGTGTAAGCCTCAAGAGCTTTTTGCTTGTCTGCATGAGATTGCTGAAGAAGCCTGA